The window AACTGCTTCTATTTTTTCCTCTATGTTAAATTTAGACATATAAAAACTGCACCTCCAATTGTTAGTTGTGTGTCTAACAATTGGGGTGCAGTTCAAAGTTAGGGTAGCTTTTGAATTGTTTCAGGAGAACCCTCGGGGTTACCTGTCACTGTTCGGTAATAAAGAAGTCTTTGATGTAGTGCATGAAGTCATGGCACGCCGGAGTTAAATATCGTTACGCATTGAGGCCGATGTAGACAGTTCTTTTAGGGGAGGGGTTTTTTAATTTTACAGTCGAAAGGTTTGCTTCATTTTGCATGGAATATTTCACATAACTTTCTGGGATGATGGTCACGCCTAAACCTCTTTTAACTAGACTGCAAGCCGTTTCTAAATCTCCCACCTCATAAGTACCCTTTGGTTCAAAATTAGCAGATTTGCAAGCATCTATGAAATCCTTTTGTATTTGAAAGCCAGATTCATAGTTAATAAAATTTTGGTTTCTTAATTCCGTAAGGTCTATGGATTGTAAATGGCTAAATGGATGCACCTTTGAGGTTAACAATACAATATCTTCTGAAAAAATAGGAAAACATGCTAAGCCATTATTCTCAATATGATGCGTAACCAGTGCAAAATGAATATCGTAGTTGATTAAAGCTTCTTCTACATCTTTCGCACGGACAACGTTTTTCAAATTGAATTTAATCTCCGGGTACTTCTTCTGGAAGGCCAATATCACGAGGGGAATCCAGTTACGAGAGGATTCTATAATGTTGATTGTGATTTCCCCTTTGCCCACTTGTTTAATCTCTTCCATATCCTTTAAAAAAATATCGAAGTGATGCAAAATTTTCTGAGCATGATTGTATAAGATTTGTCCTGATTCTGTAAGGGCCATACTTCTAGTGCTACGATCAAACAACGTAAACCCAAATTCACGCTCCATTGCCTTAATCACATTGGTTAACGAGGGCTGTGAGATATGTAACTCTTCGGCTGCCTTCGTCATTTTCATGTTTCTAGCAACCTTTTCAAAATAATGCAATTGCCGAATATCCACCATCATCCCTCCGTATTTATAGTTTAAAGCTATAAATTTATAAAATTTATATATTATACATTATAAGTATAAACCTTTATGATCGTACTATAAAGCAAAATATTCTAAATGATTCGGGAATTCAAATAATACCGAAAGGGGTAATGCTATGAATATCAGTTTAGATCAGGTAAATACGTTATTTTTAGCCGTGGCCCTGCTATTGGCCGGCTCGTACTTAACAAGGAAAATTGGTTTTCTTAACAGGTTTTGTATCCCAGCA of the Bacillus oleivorans genome contains:
- a CDS encoding LysR family transcriptional regulator, which translates into the protein MDIRQLHYFEKVARNMKMTKAAEELHISQPSLTNVIKAMEREFGFTLFDRSTRSMALTESGQILYNHAQKILHHFDIFLKDMEEIKQVGKGEITINIIESSRNWIPLVILAFQKKYPEIKFNLKNVVRAKDVEEALINYDIHFALVTHHIENNGLACFPIFSEDIVLLTSKVHPFSHLQSIDLTELRNQNFINYESGFQIQKDFIDACKSANFEPKGTYEVGDLETACSLVKRGLGVTIIPESYVKYSMQNEANLSTVKLKNPSPKRTVYIGLNA